A window from Leptothermofonsia sichuanensis E412 encodes these proteins:
- a CDS encoding GAF domain-containing protein yields MRILRDIDSLENNKLMVLSTDKPETYQALGQEDLLQRIVNRIRQSLELRKILDETVAEVRSYLGSDRVKIYRFHEDGSGEVIAESINGDRLPSLLGLNFPADDIPLHAREMFVSARQRSIVDVKSRQIGLSPLNQSSAQGSTGFQEITYRPVDPCHVEYLTAMGVNSSVVVPLMHGENLWGLLVSHNANPRVIADQELQFLQLVADQVSIAIAQSALLTQALQQAQREKTINQISALLHSQPDIPLQAALEKTVEAFQGSGGRLYICSSDTDQPAISLTAGIQPTCADAGSLIIEQQSSWQVFFTPDITPSARSQIWAIADFYQQPELQTLAAQFRSTPIRGILVIALQYHQQFLGYLSIFRNEVDTEKLWAGEFSPDQRQLQPRNSFAAWKESKKGQAPAWSGDELELAQALAKHFSMATRQHQLYQQISALNAGLEQQITERTIELQQAAEQQQALLDVVVKIRESLDVNTIFWTTCQEVCQLLSVDRVAVYRFNPDWSGEFVSDFESFSPNWKSSLPLGVNTVWHDTHLQETQGGRYRNNETFAVNDIYKVGHSDCHVEILEQFGIMAYAIAPIFVGQDLWGLLAVYQNAGPRQWEASELKFLTQIGVQLGVALLQAELLTQTRQQAEQLTNTLRELQQAQTHLIQTEKMSSLGQLVAGVAHEINNPVNFIYGNLNHATDYTSELLDLLQLYQRHYPNPVDEVRQRTEEVDVDFLTDDLPKILSSMKTGADRIRQIVLSLRNFSRFDQAEVKAVDIHEGIDSTLMILQHRLKAKPDQTGIEVIREYSNLPPVECYAGQLNQVFMNLVSNAIDALEESSNLKEPGSASNQSVSSTLRSNPTITIRTQMIHRLSEAFVMIQIADNGPGIPAETKERIFDPFFTTKPVGKGTGLGLSISYQIVTERHRGSLTCDSQPGRGTQFTIEIPLKQT; encoded by the coding sequence ATGAGAATACTTCGTGATATTGATAGTCTGGAAAACAATAAGCTAATGGTACTTTCTACTGACAAACCAGAAACCTACCAGGCCCTGGGGCAAGAAGATCTATTGCAACGCATCGTCAATCGGATACGTCAATCATTGGAATTGCGGAAAATTCTCGATGAAACGGTTGCCGAAGTACGATCCTATCTAGGTAGTGATCGAGTCAAAATTTATCGATTTCACGAAGACGGCAGTGGAGAAGTAATTGCCGAATCCATTAATGGCGATCGCCTCCCTTCCCTATTGGGGCTGAACTTCCCCGCAGATGACATCCCCCTCCATGCCCGTGAAATGTTCGTCAGTGCCCGTCAGCGCTCGATTGTAGATGTCAAGTCCCGCCAAATTGGACTCAGCCCCCTGAATCAGTCTTCTGCTCAAGGCTCTACCGGGTTTCAAGAAATCACCTATCGCCCGGTTGATCCCTGCCATGTTGAATACCTGACAGCAATGGGGGTCAACTCCTCTGTGGTTGTACCTTTAATGCACGGGGAAAATCTGTGGGGGTTACTGGTATCCCACAATGCGAACCCTCGGGTTATTGCAGATCAAGAATTACAGTTTCTTCAGTTGGTGGCTGATCAGGTGTCCATTGCGATCGCCCAATCCGCGTTGTTAACCCAGGCGCTCCAGCAGGCACAGCGTGAGAAAACCATTAACCAGATTTCAGCCCTGCTCCACTCCCAACCTGATATTCCACTGCAAGCAGCCCTGGAAAAAACGGTGGAAGCGTTTCAGGGAAGTGGAGGCAGACTATACATTTGTTCGAGTGATACAGATCAACCGGCAATCAGTTTGACGGCTGGCATTCAACCAACCTGCGCCGATGCCGGTTCCCTGATAATTGAACAACAGTCTTCCTGGCAAGTCTTTTTCACCCCGGACATTACTCCCTCAGCCCGATCTCAGATATGGGCAATTGCAGATTTCTACCAGCAGCCTGAACTACAAACACTGGCTGCCCAATTCCGCTCAACCCCCATCCGGGGGATATTGGTGATTGCACTGCAATATCATCAACAATTTTTAGGCTATCTCAGTATATTCCGTAATGAAGTTGATACTGAAAAGCTGTGGGCAGGAGAATTCAGCCCTGATCAGCGCCAGCTACAACCCCGCAACTCTTTTGCAGCCTGGAAAGAATCGAAAAAGGGACAGGCACCGGCCTGGAGCGGTGATGAACTTGAACTGGCGCAGGCACTGGCAAAACACTTCTCGATGGCAACCCGGCAGCACCAGCTTTACCAGCAGATTTCTGCCCTGAATGCCGGGTTGGAGCAACAAATCACGGAACGGACCATTGAACTGCAACAGGCGGCAGAGCAACAACAGGCTCTGCTGGATGTGGTGGTCAAAATTCGAGAATCTCTGGATGTCAATACAATTTTTTGGACTACCTGCCAGGAAGTTTGCCAACTGTTGAGTGTTGATCGAGTTGCTGTCTACCGTTTCAATCCTGATTGGAGTGGAGAGTTTGTCAGTGATTTTGAATCCTTCAGTCCTAATTGGAAAAGTAGTTTGCCTTTAGGGGTGAATACTGTATGGCATGACACCCATCTCCAAGAAACCCAGGGGGGACGTTACCGTAACAACGAGACCTTTGCGGTCAATGACATTTACAAGGTGGGGCATTCAGACTGTCACGTCGAAATCCTGGAACAGTTTGGGATTATGGCTTATGCGATCGCCCCTATTTTTGTTGGGCAGGACCTCTGGGGACTGCTGGCGGTCTATCAAAACGCCGGTCCACGCCAGTGGGAAGCCTCTGAGTTGAAGTTTCTCACCCAGATTGGGGTCCAACTTGGAGTCGCATTACTTCAGGCAGAACTCCTGACTCAAACTCGACAACAGGCTGAACAACTGACCAACACCCTCCGCGAACTTCAGCAGGCACAGACCCATTTAATCCAGACCGAAAAAATGTCTAGTCTGGGGCAACTGGTCGCCGGAGTTGCCCATGAAATTAACAACCCGGTCAACTTTATCTACGGCAACCTCAACCACGCTACCGACTACACCAGTGAATTGCTGGATCTGTTACAGCTTTACCAGCGACACTACCCCAACCCCGTTGATGAAGTTCGTCAGCGTACTGAAGAGGTTGATGTTGATTTTCTGACAGATGATCTGCCCAAAATATTATCTTCCATGAAGACGGGGGCGGACCGGATTCGCCAGATTGTGTTATCGTTGCGCAATTTTTCCCGGTTTGACCAGGCAGAAGTTAAAGCTGTGGATATTCATGAAGGGATTGACAGTACCTTAATGATTTTGCAGCATCGACTCAAGGCAAAACCAGACCAGACAGGTATTGAAGTCATCAGAGAATATTCTAATTTGCCCCCGGTGGAATGTTATGCAGGACAGCTCAATCAGGTGTTCATGAATCTGGTTAGTAATGCAATTGATGCCCTGGAAGAGAGTTCAAATCTCAAAGAGCCTGGTTCTGCATCCAATCAAAGCGTTTCCTCCACTCTCCGCTCAAATCCCACTATCACCATTCGGACTCAAATGATTCACCGCCTGAGTGAGGCGTTTGTAATGATTCAGATCGCTGACAATGGCCCTGGCATTCCAGCAGAAACAAAAGAACGAATTTTTGATCCCTTTTTCACGACCAAACCTGTGGGCAAGGGAACAGGTTTGGGCCTATCCATTAGCTATCAAATTGTGACCGAGCGCCATCGAGGCAGCCTGACCTGTGACTCCCAACCGGGGCGGGGAACCCAATTCACCATCGAAATTCCATTGAAACAAACTTAA
- a CDS encoding spermidine synthase family protein, which translates to MNQIKPPSSPIVHWQLPITGNWQFYTATFVIAFSLLVSREPGRIFNAQFWAEDGSIFYADAYNLGFLKSLLAPYAGYLCIAQRIAASLVQPFSLTIAPTALNCIALTIQVLPVILLLSSRFSLLIPGFSNRLFLSFLYLGLPNSAEIHGNISNSQWYLALLAIMVILAKPNSFWGWRIFDLGIVLLSSLSGPFAILLIPIASLCWWRRRSRWLIGLIGGLMVGALAQGIVILLTVADARVSEPSVMTVEQLAKILVGQVFLGSLLGQAGYGRLFSPSLGYNLLVLVGAVLGAIALMFTLLKAPPELRLLVLYGGGLFVAALVSARVPWEHLMLPGAAVRYWYIPMVAFVTVLTWLARQKYQRWLRIPAIVLLAVMGTGMIGDWHHPPLKDLKFQEYVAAFEQAPPGTTFTIPINPTGWFMHLEKH; encoded by the coding sequence GTGAATCAAATCAAGCCGCCATCCTCTCCCATAGTCCATTGGCAACTCCCGATTACAGGCAACTGGCAGTTTTACACAGCCACTTTTGTCATTGCTTTTAGCCTTCTGGTTTCCAGGGAGCCTGGGCGAATTTTCAATGCCCAGTTTTGGGCTGAAGACGGTTCTATCTTCTATGCTGATGCCTATAACCTGGGTTTTCTGAAGTCTCTGTTAGCACCCTATGCTGGTTATTTGTGTATTGCTCAAAGAATTGCAGCCAGTCTGGTTCAACCATTTTCGCTGACTATAGCACCGACAGCTTTAAACTGTATTGCTCTAACCATTCAGGTTTTACCAGTCATCCTTCTATTGTCTTCTCGGTTTTCATTATTAATCCCCGGATTTTCTAATCGACTGTTTCTATCTTTTCTCTATTTAGGTTTGCCAAATTCTGCCGAAATCCATGGCAACATTTCAAATAGCCAATGGTACCTCGCATTGTTAGCCATCATGGTAATCCTGGCTAAGCCAAATTCTTTTTGGGGATGGCGTATTTTTGATCTTGGGATTGTATTGCTGTCTTCGTTGAGTGGACCATTTGCAATTCTGCTCATTCCGATCGCCTCCCTTTGCTGGTGGCGACGGCGAAGCCGCTGGCTGATCGGGTTAATTGGGGGGCTGATGGTTGGTGCTCTGGCACAGGGGATTGTGATTCTGCTGACAGTTGCTGATGCACGGGTTTCTGAACCCTCGGTGATGACAGTCGAACAGCTTGCCAAAATTCTGGTAGGTCAGGTATTTCTTGGTTCATTACTTGGGCAGGCCGGGTATGGAAGGCTATTTTCCCCATCCCTGGGATATAACCTGCTGGTGCTGGTGGGGGCTGTTCTGGGAGCGATCGCCCTTATGTTTACCCTGCTCAAAGCTCCGCCAGAACTCCGCCTGCTTGTTCTGTATGGTGGAGGGCTGTTTGTGGCTGCTCTGGTATCCGCAAGAGTTCCCTGGGAGCATCTTATGTTGCCGGGAGCGGCTGTCCGCTACTGGTATATTCCGATGGTAGCCTTTGTCACCGTTCTAACATGGCTGGCACGGCAAAAATACCAGCGTTGGTTGCGAATCCCTGCGATCGTGCTACTGGCAGTCATGGGGACTGGCATGATTGGAGATTGGCATCATCCCCCTTTGAAAGATTTAAAGTTTCAGGAATATGTGGCAGCCTTTGAGCAGGCCCCCCCAGGGACAACCTTCACCATTCCAATTAATCCAACGGGTTGGTTTATGCATCTTGAGAAACATTGA
- a CDS encoding M48 family metalloprotease, which produces MPTYTGISSAAFRHPLDRQAEQTLRSVPGFDLVASKFVDFLAERPQFVFRMGNSIQVGPRQYANIYQIFRDCLRDLDVYPEPSLFVSQSPLVNAFALGREHPCITINTGLLDLLNEAELRSVIAHELGHIKCGHSVLIQMAIWTTLAVSGLARMTFGFSELVSTGLLMAFYEWLRKAELSADRASLLVMDDQKLVMSTMMKMAGGSSRHSHELSLDEFIRQSERYQELDYDGLNQVYKFLLYNNLSQGIFLTHPFTVERVTFLREWAMSEEYKQIRSGNYQRAGAEGSVEVEVQSDSEASSDPQTEVDSLRRQIEELQQEIDRIKRSR; this is translated from the coding sequence ATGCCGACCTATACCGGAATTTCCAGTGCAGCCTTCCGTCACCCACTGGATCGCCAGGCAGAGCAAACCTTACGAAGCGTGCCAGGGTTTGATCTGGTTGCCAGTAAGTTTGTGGATTTTTTGGCTGAACGCCCCCAGTTTGTGTTTCGTATGGGGAATAGCATCCAGGTAGGACCCCGCCAGTATGCAAACATCTACCAAATCTTTCGAGACTGTTTGCGTGACCTGGATGTTTATCCAGAGCCAAGTTTATTTGTCTCTCAAAGTCCCCTGGTCAATGCTTTTGCCCTCGGTCGAGAACATCCGTGCATCACTATCAACACCGGGTTGCTGGATCTGTTGAATGAAGCAGAGTTACGTTCAGTGATTGCCCATGAACTGGGCCATATTAAGTGTGGTCACTCAGTTCTGATTCAGATGGCAATTTGGACCACGCTGGCAGTCTCTGGTCTGGCAAGAATGACCTTTGGTTTCAGTGAACTCGTCTCTACCGGCTTACTCATGGCTTTCTATGAATGGCTGCGGAAAGCAGAGCTGTCTGCCGATCGCGCATCCCTGTTAGTTATGGATGATCAGAAGCTTGTCATGAGTACCATGATGAAAATGGCTGGTGGCAGCAGTCGGCACTCCCACGAACTGAGCCTGGACGAGTTCATTCGCCAATCCGAACGCTACCAGGAACTGGATTACGACGGACTAAACCAGGTTTATAAATTCCTCCTTTACAATAACCTTTCTCAGGGAATATTTCTGACCCATCCTTTTACAGTTGAACGAGTGACGTTTCTCAGGGAATGGGCAATGTCTGAGGAGTACAAGCAGATCCGGTCTGGCAACTATCAACGTGCTGGAGCAGAAGGGTCTGTGGAGGTTGAGGTGCAATCGGATTCTGAAGCCAGTTCAGATCCTCAAACAGAGGTTGACAGTCTACGTCGTCAGATAGAAGAGCTTCAGCAGGAAATTGATCGGATTAAGCGTTCCCGGTAA
- a CDS encoding sulfurtransferase: MADFVVSAAWLYEHLNDPRIAIADCRFSLMHPDQGQAQYRAGHIPGAYYLDLNQDLASPVGKHGGRHPLPEPAKFVKKLEEMGVHSKPPQGPTLIVAYDDSRQAFAARLWWLLRYLGHQQVAVLDGGWTGWIANNYPTTEIIPAMKTGSFFPQLQSQMITDISQVKARKDLPSVALIDSREGERYRGEREPIDPIAGHIPGAANYPWQEATNDRGYLRSEDEQRQRWTGLEEKEEILVYCGSGVTACVNLLSLELAGIKTGKLYPGSWSDWCSYV, from the coding sequence ATGGCTGATTTTGTTGTTTCTGCTGCATGGTTATATGAGCACTTGAACGATCCACGGATTGCGATCGCTGACTGTCGCTTTTCCCTCATGCATCCAGATCAGGGACAGGCACAATATCGGGCAGGCCACATTCCAGGAGCCTATTACCTGGACTTAAACCAGGATCTTGCCAGTCCAGTTGGTAAGCATGGAGGACGGCATCCCCTCCCTGAACCTGCTAAATTCGTCAAAAAACTGGAAGAGATGGGGGTGCATTCAAAACCGCCCCAGGGTCCAACCCTGATCGTAGCCTACGACGATTCTCGCCAGGCATTTGCCGCTCGCCTGTGGTGGTTGCTGCGTTACCTGGGGCATCAGCAGGTGGCTGTTCTGGATGGAGGCTGGACAGGATGGATTGCAAATAATTACCCGACTACAGAAATTATCCCAGCGATGAAAACGGGCAGCTTTTTTCCTCAACTCCAATCGCAAATGATTACAGATATTTCCCAAGTAAAAGCTCGTAAGGATTTACCGTCCGTTGCGCTTATCGATTCGCGGGAAGGAGAGCGCTATCGGGGTGAACGCGAACCCATCGATCCCATTGCCGGACACATTCCCGGCGCTGCAAACTATCCCTGGCAGGAGGCCACCAATGACCGGGGATACCTTCGCTCTGAAGACGAGCAACGCCAGCGCTGGACCGGGCTGGAAGAGAAAGAAGAAATTTTAGTTTACTGTGGCTCCGGAGTGACTGCCTGTGTCAATCTGCTATCGCTGGAACTGGCGGGAATTAAGACTGGCAAGCTGTATCCAGGAAGTTGGAGCGATTGGTGTTCCTATGTGTAG
- the tuf gene encoding elongation factor Tu — MARAKFERTKPHVNIGTIGHVDHGKTTLTAAITMTLAALGQAAAKKYDEIDAAPEEKARGITINTAHVEYETSNRHYAHVDCPGHADYVKNMITGAAQMDGAILVVSAADGPMPQTREHILLARQVGVPRLVVFLNKKDMVDDDELLELVELEVRELLSSYDFPGDDIPIVAGSALQALEAMTANPKTQRGENEWVDKIYDLMDAVDEYIPTPERDVDKPFLMAVEDVFSITGRGTVATGRIERGKVKLNDKIELVGIKPTRETTVTGIEMFKKSLEEGLAGDNAGVLLRGIQKTDIERGMVLAKPGSITPHTLFESEVYILKKEEGGRHTPFFPGYRPQFYVRTTDVTGTISNFTTDEGGEAEMVMPGDRIKMTVELINPIAIEQGMRFAIREGGRTVGAGVVSKILK; from the coding sequence ATGGCACGTGCAAAGTTTGAACGGACAAAACCCCACGTAAACATCGGTACCATCGGTCACGTTGACCACGGTAAGACGACGCTAACGGCTGCAATCACGATGACTCTGGCTGCACTGGGTCAGGCAGCAGCTAAAAAGTATGATGAAATTGATGCGGCTCCGGAGGAAAAAGCACGGGGTATTACCATCAATACAGCTCACGTTGAGTACGAAACATCAAACCGCCACTATGCTCACGTGGATTGCCCTGGACACGCTGACTACGTGAAGAATATGATCACGGGTGCAGCCCAAATGGATGGTGCGATTCTGGTAGTGTCTGCGGCAGATGGTCCTATGCCCCAGACTCGCGAGCATATTCTACTGGCTCGTCAGGTAGGTGTGCCCAGGCTGGTTGTCTTTCTGAACAAGAAGGACATGGTAGATGATGATGAACTACTGGAACTGGTTGAACTGGAAGTTCGTGAATTGCTCAGTTCCTATGACTTTCCTGGGGATGATATTCCCATTGTTGCTGGTTCTGCCTTGCAGGCTTTGGAAGCCATGACGGCTAATCCCAAAACTCAGCGGGGTGAAAATGAGTGGGTTGATAAGATCTACGACTTAATGGATGCGGTGGATGAGTATATCCCCACTCCTGAGCGAGATGTGGACAAACCCTTCCTGATGGCGGTTGAAGATGTCTTCTCCATTACGGGTCGTGGTACCGTTGCAACCGGACGGATTGAGCGGGGTAAGGTAAAACTCAACGACAAGATTGAACTTGTAGGTATTAAGCCAACCCGCGAAACTACTGTCACCGGGATTGAAATGTTCAAGAAGAGCCTGGAAGAAGGGCTGGCGGGAGACAACGCTGGTGTTCTGCTACGGGGTATCCAGAAGACGGATATTGAGCGCGGCATGGTGCTGGCAAAGCCCGGGTCGATTACACCTCACACTCTGTTTGAATCGGAGGTTTATATTCTTAAGAAGGAAGAGGGAGGACGCCACACCCCATTCTTCCCTGGATATCGGCCTCAGTTCTATGTGCGGACAACGGACGTAACCGGCACCATCAGCAATTTCACTACCGATGAAGGTGGCGAAGCGGAAATGGTGATGCCCGGCGACCGGATTAAGATGACTGTTGAGTTGATTAACCCGATCGCGATTGAACAGGGGATGCGGTTTGCAATTCGTGAAGGTGGCCGTACAGTGGGTGCGGGTGTGGTTTCCAAGATCCTCAAGTAG
- a CDS encoding DUF1802 family protein produces MMPSLTHALKEWQVAIDALEAGAMVMLLRKGGIREVGGKFSLIHDRVLLYPTREHQKPHLLKADYASLVEPVESGWHPASIRIGSWAEISEVFQVTDANRVTALMPFHIWNQTFIEERLKWKPNQPLYLLLLRVYRLASPSIVPYESAYGGCQSWIDLRQAIALDGYPVLTDEEYIEQTAKVCAAVS; encoded by the coding sequence ATGATGCCCTCACTTACCCATGCATTGAAAGAATGGCAGGTGGCTATCGATGCGCTGGAAGCGGGAGCGATGGTAATGCTACTCCGCAAGGGGGGAATTCGTGAGGTGGGTGGTAAATTTTCGCTGATACACGATCGCGTCTTGCTTTACCCCACCCGTGAACATCAGAAGCCGCACCTCCTGAAGGCAGACTATGCTTCTCTGGTTGAACCTGTGGAGTCAGGCTGGCATCCAGCCTCAATCCGGATTGGATCCTGGGCAGAGATTTCTGAGGTATTTCAGGTCACAGATGCCAATCGCGTTACCGCCCTGATGCCTTTTCACATCTGGAATCAGACGTTTATCGAAGAACGCCTGAAGTGGAAACCGAATCAGCCTCTCTACCTCCTGTTGCTGAGGGTTTACAGGCTGGCTTCCCCATCGATTGTTCCCTATGAGTCTGCTTATGGAGGCTGTCAGTCCTGGATTGACCTGCGCCAGGCGATCGCCCTTGACGGATATCCGGTACTGACCGACGAGGAGTATATCGAGCAGACCGCTAAAGTTTGTGCTGCCGTTTCCTAG
- the rfbD gene encoding dTDP-4-dehydrorhamnose reductase, with protein MKRILLTGITGQVGQDLQRTLASLGEVVSIGRDQVDFAQPETVRQVIQAVKPMVVINPAAYTAVDRAENEPELAKQVNGIAPGILAKAAQEVGAGIIHVSTDYVFDGSQSSPYLETDPTAPLGAYGRSKLMGEDAVRAGCKLHMIVRTAWVYGVGGRGNFVKTMLRLGAEREEIRVVTDQVGAPTWSMDLAGAIAQMVPQLSTETAGTYHYTNSGVCSWYDFAIAIFEEASLLGFPLKVQRVIPITTAEYPLPARRPAFSVLSLKKTTGLLGTHPPHWRKSLRQMLTILKSEVG; from the coding sequence ATGAAAAGAATTCTGTTGACGGGCATTACAGGACAGGTTGGACAGGACTTACAACGGACACTGGCATCCCTGGGAGAAGTGGTTAGCATCGGGCGCGACCAGGTAGACTTTGCTCAACCCGAAACCGTCCGCCAGGTAATCCAGGCAGTTAAGCCAATGGTGGTGATCAACCCGGCTGCTTACACAGCGGTGGACAGGGCAGAAAACGAGCCTGAACTGGCAAAGCAGGTCAATGGGATAGCTCCAGGCATTTTGGCAAAAGCTGCTCAGGAGGTGGGCGCAGGTATTATTCATGTTTCTACTGACTATGTGTTTGATGGCAGCCAGAGCAGTCCTTACCTGGAAACCGATCCCACCGCTCCTCTGGGTGCCTATGGGAGATCGAAGCTTATGGGTGAAGACGCTGTCCGGGCTGGCTGTAAGCTGCACATGATTGTCCGGACCGCCTGGGTTTATGGGGTTGGGGGCAGAGGCAACTTTGTCAAAACAATGCTTCGACTGGGGGCAGAACGGGAGGAAATCCGTGTTGTTACGGATCAAGTAGGTGCTCCCACCTGGTCGATGGATCTGGCAGGGGCGATCGCCCAGATGGTGCCCCAACTTTCAACTGAAACGGCAGGCACCTATCACTACACCAATAGTGGTGTTTGTAGCTGGTATGATTTTGCGATCGCCATCTTTGAAGAAGCCAGTCTGCTTGGGTTTCCGCTAAAAGTTCAACGGGTGATTCCCATTACAACCGCAGAGTATCCTCTCCCAGCCCGCCGTCCAGCATTTTCTGTGCTCTCTCTAAAGAAAACAACCGGACTGCTGGGAACTCACCCTCCCCACTGGCGCAAAAGCCTGCGGCAAATGCTGACAATCCTGAAATCAGAAGTGGGTTAA
- a CDS encoding LON peptidase substrate-binding domain-containing protein: MTSSSSIAVRELPLFPLPEVVLFPGRPLPLHIFEFRYRIMMNTILDSDRRFGVLMWDQVQGKPATVGCCAEIIQFQRLPDDRMKILTLGQQRFRVLEYVREKPYRVGLVEWIEDHPPTKNLKPLAQDVAQLLQDVVRLSSKLTEQEIVLPETIPDLPIELSYWIASNLYGVAEEQQALLEMQDTAARLEREAEILISTRNHLAARTVLKDTLEDTL; the protein is encoded by the coding sequence ATGACCTCTTCGTCTTCAATCGCTGTTAGAGAGCTACCGCTGTTTCCATTGCCGGAAGTGGTTTTGTTTCCGGGCAGACCCCTGCCACTCCACATATTTGAGTTTCGCTACCGGATCATGATGAATACAATTCTGGATAGCGATCGCCGGTTTGGAGTGTTGATGTGGGATCAGGTTCAAGGTAAACCAGCTACTGTGGGCTGTTGTGCTGAAATTATCCAATTTCAACGGCTGCCGGATGATCGCATGAAAATCCTGACCCTGGGGCAGCAACGATTCCGGGTCCTGGAGTATGTACGTGAAAAGCCGTATCGGGTTGGCCTGGTGGAATGGATTGAAGATCACCCCCCGACGAAGAATTTAAAGCCTCTGGCCCAGGATGTAGCTCAGTTGCTTCAAGACGTGGTTCGACTGTCATCTAAGTTGACAGAGCAGGAAATTGTCCTCCCAGAAACAATCCCCGATCTACCAATCGAACTGTCCTACTGGATTGCCAGTAATCTTTATGGCGTTGCAGAGGAACAGCAGGCACTGCTTGAGATGCAGGACACCGCTGCCAGGCTGGAGCGGGAGGCTGAAATCTTGATTTCAACGCGCAACCATCTGGCAGCCCGCACGGTTCTAAAGGACACTCTGGAAGACACACTATAA
- the rpsJ gene encoding 30S ribosomal protein S10, translating into MATIQQNKIRIRLKSFDRRLLDTSCEKIVDTANRTNATAIGPIPLPTKRRIYCLLRSPHVDKDSREHFETRTHHRIIDIYQTSSKTIDALMKLDLPAGVDIAVKLFS; encoded by the coding sequence ATGGCAACTATTCAGCAGAACAAAATTCGCATCCGCCTCAAGTCCTTTGACCGTCGCCTCTTAGACACTTCCTGCGAGAAGATTGTGGACACTGCGAATCGTACAAATGCAACAGCAATTGGTCCAATTCCATTACCAACCAAACGCCGGATTTATTGTTTATTGCGATCGCCCCACGTCGATAAAGATTCTCGGGAACATTTTGAGACTCGTACTCACCACCGAATTATTGACATTTACCAGACCTCTTCTAAGACAATTGATGCGCTAATGAAGTTAGATCTGCCTGCTGGGGTCGATATCGCGGTTAAGCTGTTCTCTTAA
- a CDS encoding SDR family NAD(P)-dependent oxidoreductase, with translation MGVFDASGPIHALVVGANRGIGLGLVQRLLHNNPGSGDHPGSGKLGCSIGTVYATYRQIASPQLQALLEQHPDRLRIIPMDITQETQIAQGIAQIQAQTGRLHLTVYCVGILHEGNLQPEKSLQQIQANHLMHYFQVNSIGAVLLARYILPLFKHGEQSVFASISAKVGSIGDNRLGGWYGYRASKAALNMLMRTVAIEYSRKSPKTIVVMLHPGTTDTRLSEPFQRNVSPEQLFSVERTATQLLQVIEGLQPEDSGAFFSWDGSQLPW, from the coding sequence ATGGGCGTTTTTGATGCGAGTGGACCCATTCATGCTCTGGTTGTTGGAGCGAATCGAGGGATTGGGTTAGGGCTTGTGCAGCGATTGCTGCATAACAATCCTGGCTCAGGAGATCATCCCGGTTCAGGAAAGTTAGGTTGTTCCATTGGGACAGTCTACGCCACCTATCGACAAATAGCATCCCCCCAGCTACAGGCATTACTGGAGCAACATCCAGATCGCCTTCGCATCATTCCAATGGATATTACCCAGGAAACTCAAATTGCTCAAGGAATCGCCCAGATCCAGGCTCAAACTGGACGACTGCATCTGACTGTTTACTGCGTTGGTATTCTCCACGAGGGAAATTTGCAACCAGAAAAAAGCTTGCAGCAGATCCAGGCAAACCATTTGATGCACTACTTTCAGGTCAACAGCATTGGGGCAGTACTTCTCGCCAGGTATATTTTGCCACTCTTCAAACATGGTGAACAGAGTGTGTTTGCCAGTATCTCGGCGAAAGTTGGCAGCATTGGAGATAATCGGTTGGGAGGGTGGTATGGCTACCGTGCTTCAAAAGCGGCATTGAATATGCTGATGCGAACTGTGGCGATTGAATACAGCCGCAAAAGCCCCAAAACGATTGTCGTCATGTTGCATCCCGGTACCACGGATACCCGGCTGTCTGAACCCTTTCAGCGGAATGTTTCACCGGAGCAGTTGTTTTCCGTTGAACGGACAGCAACTCAGCTACTCCAGGTGATTGAGGGATTGCAACCAGAGGATAGTGGGGCATTCTTCTCGTGGGATGGAAGCCAGTTGCCCTGGTAA